In Candidatus Dadabacteria bacterium, a genomic segment contains:
- the aroQ gene encoding type II 3-dehydroquinate dehydratase, with protein sequence MEILVINGPNLNMLGKREPEIYGSLTLSEIESFLSSKTDSLGGDVGLSFFQSNSEGEIVTAVQDAYGKFDGIIINPGAYTHTSVAIRDAILSTGMPVVEVHISNIYKREDFRQKSFVSGVSLGVVSGFRAHSYYLGLLGLIEHLRKESVSS encoded by the coding sequence ATGGAAATACTTGTTATCAACGGTCCGAATCTCAACATGCTGGGCAAGAGGGAGCCTGAGATTTACGGAAGTCTTACCCTTTCTGAGATTGAATCTTTTCTTTCTTCGAAAACCGACTCCCTGGGCGGAGACGTCGGACTTTCCTTCTTTCAGTCGAATTCAGAAGGGGAGATAGTCACCGCCGTACAGGACGCCTACGGGAAATTCGACGGAATAATCATAAACCCCGGCGCCTATACCCATACAAGCGTGGCCATAAGGGATGCCATACTCTCAACCGGAATGCCCGTTGTGGAAGTTCATATTTCCAACATATACAAAAGGGAGGACTTCAGGCAGAAATCCTTTGTCTCGGGAGTATCGCTCGGCGTGGTGTCGGGTTTCAGGGCGCACAGTTATTACCTCGGGCTTTTGGGACTGATTGAGCACCTGAGGAAAGAAAGCGTCTCTTCCTGA